Proteins encoded in a region of the Hippopotamus amphibius kiboko isolate mHipAmp2 chromosome 11, mHipAmp2.hap2, whole genome shotgun sequence genome:
- the LOC130831097 gene encoding CCR4-NOT transcription complex subunit 7-like, protein MPAATVDHSQRICEVWACNLDEEMKKIRQVIRKYNYVAMDTEFPGVVARPIGEFRSNADYQYQLLRCNVDLLKIIQLGLTFMNEQGEYPPGTSTWQFNFKFNLTEDMYAQDSIELLTTSGIQFKKHEEEGIETQYFAELLMTSGVVLCEGVKWLSFHSGYDFGYLIKILTNSNLPEEELDFFEILRLFFPVIYDVKYLMKSCKNLKGGL, encoded by the coding sequence ATGCCAGCAGCAACTGTAGATCATAGCCAAAGAATTTGTGAAGTTTGGGCTTGCAACCTGGatgaagagatgaagaaaattcgTCAAGTTATCCGAAAATACAATTACGTTGCTATGGACACCGAGTTTCCAGGTGTGGTTGCAAGACCCATTGGAGAATTCAGGAGCAATGCTGACTATCAGTACCAACTATTGCGGTGTAATGTAGACTTGTTAAAGATAATTCAGCTAGGACTGACATTTATGAATGAGCAAGGAGAATACCCTCCAGGAACTTCAACTTGgcagtttaattttaaatttaatttgacaGAGGACATGTATGCCCAAGACTCTATAGAGCTACTGACAACATCTGGTATCCAGTTTAAAAAACATGAGGAGGAAGGAATTGAGACCCAGTACTTTGCAGAACTTCTTATGACATCAGGAGTAGTCCTCTGTGAAGGGGTCAAATGGTTATCATTTCATAGTGGTTATGACTTTGGCTACTTAATCAAAATCCTGACCAATTCTAATTTGCCTGAAGAAGAACTTGACTTCTTTGAGATCCTTCGATTgttttttcctgtcatttatgATGTGAAGTACCTCATGAAGAGCTGCAAAAATCTCAAGGGTGGTTTATAG